A genomic region of Venturia canescens isolate UGA chromosome 7, ASM1945775v1, whole genome shotgun sequence contains the following coding sequences:
- the LOC122413826 gene encoding uncharacterized protein K02A2.6-like — MAKMKMLARQYFWWPNLDKNIEEYIKNCNACMSTAKAPPKAALIKFREAEAPYERVHIDFLGPFHGKSYLLIIDAYSKWPEIFEMNKVDSNNTIEKLRECFARFGLPQIIFSDNGRQFTSDEFAKFCELNGILHRTSAPYHPSTNGQAENAIGTFKRSITKTLNECDSRIKMTTIISRYLLTYRNIPHCTTGETPAKLLLGYNVRTRLGFLNKTISQKMREKQIRHFGGKREIKFKKGEIVYARCYRNPSKPTWRRALVKEKLGERNYLCKSEEENVEWKRHVDQLKKSGTFYENELSEPSSEHRVSDQSRTDHRV, encoded by the coding sequence ATggccaaaatgaaaatgttagCGCGCCAATATTTTTGGTGGCCTAATCTTGACAAAAACATCGAAGAGTATATCAAAAATTGTAATGCCTGTATGTCGACGGCTAAGGCACCGCCGAAAGCAGCGCTGATCAAATTTCGCGAGGCAGAAGCACCCTACGAGAGAGTTCATATAGATTTCTTGGGGCCCTTTCATGGAAAAAGCTATTTATTGATCATCGATGCGTATTCAAAATGgccagaaattttcgaaatgaacaaAGTAGATTCTAATAATACAATCGAAAAGCTAAGGGAATGCTTCGCGAGATTTGGTCTGccgcaaataattttttcggaCAATGGTCGACAATTTACATCTGAcgaatttgcaaaattttgcgAACTAAACGGCATTCTTCACCGAACGTCGGCGCCGTATCATCCGTCGACAAACGGACAAGCCGAAAATGCGATAGGTACATTTAAACGAAGCATCACGAAAACTTTAAACGAATGCGACAGCAGAATTAAAATGACGACTATAATAAGTAGATATTTGTTAACGTATAGGAACATTCCACATTGTACGACCGGGGAAACCCCCGCGAAATTATTATTAGGATACAACGTCAGAACGCGTTTGGGATTCTTGAACAAGACGATATcgcaaaaaatgagagaaaaacaaattagaCATTTTGGAGGCAAACGAGAGATCAAGTTTAAAAAAGGGGAAATAGTATATGCCCGTTGTTACAGGAATCCAAGTAAACCGACGTGGCGAAGGGCTTTGgtcaaagaaaagttgggagaAAGAAATTATTTATGTAAATCTGAAGAGGAAAATGTGGAATGGAAGAGGCACGTAGATCAATTAAAGAAAAGCGgtactttttacgaaaacgAGCTTTCAGAACCAAGTTCCGAACATCGGGTATCAGATCAATCGAGAACTGACCACCGGGTGTAA
- the LOC122413490 gene encoding uncharacterized protein: MRHCEDYVSPSDPWPIPDIWVEVTDEERRVYLVYDDVTPELHAAPKMNVWSYRRAVNDDEARQNAARSRALRKRRKAKETVICGKRKFEPSSWTDIVFKKTPSYSRERKTGERRRK; the protein is encoded by the exons ATGAGACATTgc GAGGATTATGTGTCTCCATCCGACCCCTGGCCAATACCAGATATTTGGGTAGAGGTGACAGATGAAGAAAGACGGGTGTACTTGGTATACGATGACGTCACTCCGGAACTTCATGCCGCTCCGAAGATGAATGTTTGGAGTTATCGGAGAGCGGTCAACGACGATGAAGCCCGTCAAAACGCTGCCCGTTCACGAGCATTAAGGAAACGGAGgaaagcaaaagaaactgttATCTGTGGGAAAAGGAAGTTCGAGCCGTCTTCATGGACTGAtattgttttcaaaaaaactccGAGTTAttcaagagagagaaaaaca ggagaaagaagaagaaaataa